A stretch of the Lytechinus variegatus isolate NC3 chromosome 5, Lvar_3.0, whole genome shotgun sequence genome encodes the following:
- the LOC121416294 gene encoding dimethylglycine dehydrogenase, mitochondrial-like, which produces MACRLLQFRKFNQTLRSAFANSTNSLTLARCISCSRTTRNGKEPAETGDLKKRWKDKAETVVIGGGAIGAGVAYSLAKAGMKDVVLLEKSELTAGSTWHAAGLTTYFHPGINVKNVNYTSLKIFDQLEEETGQAVGFHKPGSIRILSTPDRMDEAKYQMARQGWNKAYQKLLTPEEVEELCPIINMDGVLGGIHSIEDGHIDPYSLTQALAIGARKYGADIYMPAPVTGLKQCDDGTWDVETNEGTIHAQRVVNATGFWAKEVCQMIGRDLPMISAHHQYMVTSTIPEVKALKREIPVMRDLEGSYYLRMERDGLLCGPYEKEHKMKLQDEWAENGVPPGFGKELFESDLDRIQDHLEIAMERFPVLASGNIQSVVSGPITYSPDLLPIVGPVRGLHNYWSACSFSYGIIHSAGIGEYLKDWIMDGEPPYDLIEMDADRYGDWCTFDYQKAKIRESYGFNNAIGWPKEERFAGRPTNRVSGAYQSMKDRGAEYGFHAGWEQPHWFCLEGDEPGYKPSFRRTNWHRPVGREYEMVMNRAGIIDLTPFAKFTVKGPDATQLMDVVLANKLPTAVGGCVVGHMLTPKGKVYAEITITKTGDNEYFCITGAGSEIHDLRWMEQKAFEMKLNVEFSNVTEEQGVLGLAGPKSRDILAALTDSDVSEEGFKFMKAKDIVLGGVKCYAIRITYSGELGWELYHARSDTAELYQALLRAGEPFGVGDFGLYTMNVLRIEKGFRGWGSEMLTDNNPLEAGLSPFIKLNKPASFIGKDAVQKIKDDGLSRKVTLLKVDADDVDPEGNETIWLDGKVVGNTTSGCFSYHLNQPIAYAYLPMSLQDVGTKVEVELLGTKWPATVIQEPLVLTEPVRRKQEQKQRSS; this is translated from the exons atggCGTGCCGTCTGTTGCAGTTCAGGAAATTCAACCAAACTTTGCGAAGTGCATTCGCTAACTCAACAAATTCATTGACACTGGCTCGATGTATCTCGTGTAGCAGGACAACACGGAACGGAAAAGAACCGGC AGAAACGGGTGATTTGAAGAAGCGATGGAAGGACAAGGCGGAGACTGTTGTTATTGGGGGCGGGGCTATTGGTGCTGGAGTAGCATACAGTCTTGCTAAGGCTGGTATGAAGGATGTTGTTCTTTTAGAAAAGAGTGAGCTTACAGCGGGATCAACATGGCATGCA gcTGGATTAACAACATATTTCCATCCAGGGATTAATGTAAAGAATGTGAATTACACAAGTCTTAAGATATTTGATCAGTTGGAGGAAGAGACTGGACAG GCTGTTGGATTCCACAAACCTGGTAGTATACGAATCTTATCAACCCCAGATAGGATGGATGAAGCAAAGTATCAGATGGCTAGACAAGGATGGAATAAAGCTTATCAGAAACTTCTTACTCCTGAAGAAGTCGAAGAACTATGCCCAATTATTAACATGGATGGG GTCTTGGGTGGTATCCACAGCATTGAAGATGGTCATATAGATCCATACTCCTTGACTCAAGCCTTGGCTATAGGAGCTCGTAAGTATGGAGCTGATATCTACATGCCTGCACCTGTTACTGGTCTGAAGCAATGTGATGATGGAACGTGGGATGTTGAGACCAATGAGGGTACCATTCATGCTCAGAGAGTTGTCAATGCTACAG GATTTTGGGCCAAAGAGGTATGTCAAATGATTGGTCGTGACCTGCCAATGATCTCAGCCCATCATCAGTACATGGTGACCTCTACGATCCCAGAGGTCAAAGCTTTGAAGCGTGAGATCCCTGTGATGAGGGACCTGGAGGGATCCTACTACCTCCGTATGGAGCGGGATGGGCTCCTGTGTGGACCCTATGAGAAGGAGCATAAAATGAAGCTCCAGGATGAATGGGCGGAGAATGGAGTGCCTCCAG GATTTGGTAAAGAGTTGTTTGAGAGTGATCTTGATAGAATTCAGGACCATCTAGAAATCGCGATGGAACGTTTCCCGGTCCTCGCTAGTGGTAATATCCAGAGTGTTGTTAGTGGTCCTATAACCTATTCACCTGATCTTCTACCAATCGTTGGTCCAGTACGAGGTCTTCATAATTATTGGTCAGCTTGTTCTTTCAG CTACGGCATCATTCATTCGGCTGGTATAGGAGAGTATCTCAAGGACTGGATCATGGATGGGGAACCCCCTTATGACTTGATTGAGATGGATGCTGATCGCTATGGTGATTGGTGTACCTTTGACTACCAGAAAGCTAAGATCAGGGAGTCTTATGGTTTCAACAATGCCATAGGATGGCCTAAAGAGGAGCGTTTCGCTGGAAGACCGACCAATAGAGTGTCTGGGGCGTATCAGTCGATGAAGGATAGAGGGGCTGAATACGGCTTTCATGCGG gtTGGGAACAACCTCATTGGTTTTGCTTAGAAGGTGATGAACCGGGCTACAAACCTAGTTTCCGTAGGACCAACTGGCACAGACCGGTAGGAAGGGAATATGAGATGGTGATGAATAGAGCTGGTATCATCGACCTGACGCCGTTTGCCAAGTTTACTGTCAAAGGTCCTGATGCTACCCAACTCATGGATGTGGTCTTGGCTAACAAGCTTCCTACTGCT GTTGGAGGTTGTGTTGTAGGTCATATGCTGACACCCAAGGGTAAAGTATATGCAGAGATTACCATTACTAAGACAGGAGATAATGAGTACTTCTGTATCACAGGAGCAGGTTCAGAAATACATGATCTCAG GTGGATGGAGCAGAAGGCTTTTGAGATGAAACTCAATGTTGAATTCTCCAACGTCACAGAGGAGCAGGGTGTCTTGGGTCTAGCTGGACCTAAATCTAGAGACATCTTGGCTGCCCTGACGGACTCAGATGTCAGCGAAGAAGGGTTTAAATTCATGAAGGCCAAGGATATAGTGCTAGGTGGTGTAAAGTGCTATGCTATTAGAATTACATATTCAG GTGAGCTTGGGTGGGAGTTATATCATGCTCGATCAGACACAGCAGAACTCTACCAAGCCTTACTACGAGCTGGTGAACCGTTTGGTGTAGGTGACTTTGGTCTGTATACCATGAATGTACTCAGGATTGAAAAGGGATTCCGTGGATGGGGATCGGAG ATGTTAACTGACAACAATCCTCTAGAGGCTGGTTTATCTCCATTCATCAAACTCAATAAACCTGCATCATTCATTGGTAAGGATGCAGTCCAGAAGATCAAAGATGATGGCTTATCAAGGAAGGTGACGCTCCTAAAGGTCGATGCGGACGATGTCGACCCAGAAGGCAATGAGACCATTTGGCTCGATGGCAAG GTTGTTGGTAATACTACATCAGGATGTTTCAGCTATCATTTGAACCAACCCATCGCATATGCATACCTTCCCATGAGCCTTCAGGATGTAGGGACAAAGGTCGAGGTTGAGCTGCTTGGTACCAAATGGCCTGCTACAGTAATACAGGAGCCTCTGGTATTAACTGAGCCTGTTAGGAGGAAACAGGAGCAGAAACAGCGTTCTAGTTGA